The Acropora muricata isolate sample 2 chromosome 7, ASM3666990v1, whole genome shotgun sequence genomic interval TTTATCGGAAGTGTTTGCGGTAAGGACTGCATGGCTGTCCATTAGAAATTTACGTAGCCTCTTCTAATGAACAGGTGACCCTCTCTCCTCCCCTCCCCTCTACTCTCCTCCTCGTATAGGACTTGGCACTAGTTAAACGACCGAGAAGTCCTGGCCCGACCGTCTACTCTTTCTTTCATCAAGTTCATGTTTCATCTCTTTCTCTAAGCAAAATGCCAACAAGGCGAAAATCGGGCAAAAACGCCCCGATTTTTAGCCACGAATTCATAATTACAAACCATGGAGATATAGTATCATGTGTATGTATGCTTTTCATGATCGGGCTTATGTTTCAGGTAAGGATTTgagtttgatttttttgtttcagctgaTTTTTTTACACACTCTGATATGAGTCCAGaatataattgttttttttttcattgtttattcTTTTGTACTGTTTTGCCAGGCAACTTCAAAAGTGGCAGCAGTATTCATTGCACCTCAGCATAACGTAACTAAAAGTGTTAACGGTACGTCTTGAGTCATAAAATTCTTCTTGTAAGATCAGAGTTTTATCTGATACTCGTTTTAAGTTATGTTATAGCTTCTAACCACGTGAAACTCAAGACGACAGGagcattttgttttcctgttagAGAACAAAAATTTACCGATCTCGAATATATTTAGTGCTTTACTTAACGTCTCTCACAtgcttttgttgaaaaacagtgccgtgaaatattttcattcgcATTTTGTTCCGTCCAAAATGGTCGTGTGATTCTTTGATTGGTCATTTCATCCTAGACAAAAGGATCGGGTAGTTTTGTTGATTTGTGCCAGAAAATTTTCCAGAGTTTTTCTACCGCCAAAAGATATCCCATTGATTACATTAATAAGGCTTTAGTATCTCTCAGCTCTTCGCGGAAATATATTTGCTTTAATACATGTGGGCAATTTATTTGCTTCGTTGTTGCAATTGGCTTGTTCCGTAGTATATATCAGCTGGTGACGAATTGAACCTGTGCCAAGGTTTAATTAGCTGTTTAAGTGTTCCTTGGCCTTCCTTTTGTGAGTTTGGTAATGACTGAAGTTTGCTTATGAGTCAAAATGTTTGTGGTTCACATGGGAAAGaattgaaaacattatttttcgTTAGGGTTGAAGGACAAAGtaaatgttgtggtttaaatttagttttggtgcaaaatttttaaaactggttcaatttttattttcttttgtcatgtattcattaccataatctggaacaatggcaaataaaattgaaaccagttcaaaaaacattaaaccgaggataaatttaaaccacaatatAAACAATGAGGCTATGAAAAATGGTTGCAATCATTTTAATCTTAAAACCATTGTCAACTTGCAGgaacaaaattgttaaaagGTACAATTTTAGAATAAATTGAGGGATTGAAGCCTCTACCCTGAATGTAGACAAAAAAGATGAAGCTAACCATTTTTCCATTGTGAAAACTGGGTGAAATTGTGTGGACTTATGATTTAGAATGTCCAGGTTCCATTTATTCAAAGGGTGAATAACACTATCCATTGGATGAACTATTAGCCATTGATCATGACTCATTAGATTTTGTTAGCACTTGTCCAATGGATACATAGCACAATCCagccttaaccctttccaccctaaggggttccccattgacgagtaaaatcgtctagcGTCAGACAGAGTAAACACtttaagtgccatttgacactcataggaggaaaagggttaacgaggacatagtttttggcttttcatgttgttaaccctttccaccctaagcggttccccattgacgagtaaaatcatctggcgttagacagagtaaattctataagtgccatttgacactcataggaggaaaatgGTTAAAGCACTGTGAGGCCAGGATCTTAATAAGTTATCAATTACTCACTGATTTCTGGCCCTTATTTTCTAGGAACAGAGGAACCCCTGATCAAATACACAAATGGCCCCAAGGATTTTTGTACAATATTCTTTTATTCGATGGCTTGGATTGTTGTACATGCAATCATTCAGGAATATGTTTGGGATGTATGTAACAATattcttatttttgttgtttcttgtagttTCTCAGTTGTCAATGAAAAAGGGTTAATTAACTGAAATATGTTTCTTACTGTCTGGAAAAAATTGTCTGAGGTGAGTCCTCCATACCCTCAGAAACCTCTCGACTCCCTCCCTCAGGAATTTCCAGTGACCTTCCTCAGGGTGAGGGAGAGTATGGATATTTGCTGGTTCCTTTCATTGGAAAAACAAATACATTATTTTATGCCTGGCTGTGTAAGCTTTAGATATAAGGgaaaaatttctatttttttctcttcaccATGGTTTATTCTTTGACTGCAGAAAATCTCGCGGAAACTAAAGctttcaaagacaaaaaatacGAAGTTTAACGACTCTGGGATTTTGCTGCCTTTCtactttttctttgctgcaTGGGGAACAGACATCATagtgaaggtaacattttattttttatttctggtCCTAACATTAATCCAAGGGTACTGTAATGACACATCATGAATGCATGTCTTGCCACAACTGTTTTTGGTGAAAGTCAGTATTATTGTTTGCAAGTAGGAAGTGTTGGGAAAGCTGTTGGCTAGTCAGGCACTAACAGCGTTGAAAACTCCATTGTAAGCATTGGAAAAAAGCGTTGCTCTAGGGTAAAATCCATTGGCCAAGCGTGGGCCAATCATTGGTTGTTATCTATTCAATAGGAAACCATTAGTGTAGGTTTTTGTGCATTTTGAGTTCAGTGAAGTGATTCATTCCATAATGGTGCTGCCCTTGCATGAGTTTTAGTCCACTGAATCTTGGTGGAATCAGTATTTTGGAAATGTTGAGTTTGTGGGCTTATATCTAGTTGTAATCCTTATTTATTTTACACAAGGGATGTACGAATAATATATCAGACTTCATTGACCCTAGAAGCATGACTTAGATTTATTAAGCCACAACTTGATGCATTCAAGTCATGATGAAATCagtatatttgaaaaaaattcaataatGGTTGTTATTGTGTAGTACTGTaatcaaattaatattttctccttcaggaaggaTTCATCCCTCATATTACGAAGCTATGGGAAGGTTATCCACACAATGAAATGTCGTAAGTTTGATTTGTTGAGTTCTCTTTAACACCTAAAGTAGCTTTCTATGAACTGTTTATGCAAATGCcattacaatattattgtggCTACCATGCTTGTCACTctcattattattttcaatgtcTCTGTCAACTGTTTTATTGATAAACAGTGGTCCAGTATGTTTAAAAGTTGCATTTGTTGCAGTGAACTTAAGAATAGATTGTTTCCAAAACCAAGGTGGTACTGTACAGTATGTTTTGAAGTTGCATTTAATTTGCGGCAGTGGACTTAAGAGTAGGTTGTTTTCAAAAGCAAGGTTATTTTCATGGATTAAACTTTTTTCATaaactcttcttttttttcttccagctTCATCCTTAAATTCTACTTCATTCTTCAAATTTCATTCTGGGTCCACTGTTTTCCGGAGTTGTACTTCATGAAAGCTAAGCGGGTATGTTACATTTTGGTGACCAAAGCAACTTGACTTGATTAAGTGCAGCCTCTAAAATTGGTTAGATTTTCAAGGCTCTGAGGACCATAAACTGTTGGCCCCTTTTGTGCTCTCTTCATTCATTATTTAAACATCATTGCAGTTTCATTTCTCCTCCAAGTAAATGTGACTTTATAACTTAAAATATCacacaaacattttttaaatggaacttggaactgaaaatATAATATTCTGTCCTATTTTTTGTGGTTTTCCTCATTTCAGGAAGAAATTTTCCCTAAAGTGCAGTTGTACATTGAGTATCTGCTGTTTATCTGGGCTGCTTATATGTTGAAGTATGGATTTCTACATtatcagtttttgtttttgccattggctttattaattttatgttaACTACTGTAGGATACTTTCAAtccattttctttgtttctctttgttttagCTTCACTCATGTAACTCTTTGCTGTCTGGTTGTCCATTACATAGTGGAAGGTGTTCACCATGCCATAAGAATGCTGAATTTCAGTAACATGGAAGACACTGCCAAGAATCTGTAAGTCCTAATTAAACCATCACATCCAACTTTTCTGCACTTGACAGACTAAAATGATGTAATGAATGCATGAAATtcgtgtatttgaactgcagattcaagcaatttcagtgtaaaatttacactgaaaatcaataaatgATCCTCAGGGTTATCcatgagaaaggcctgaaaattccAGGCCTTTCTGAGTCTTGCTACTGCTCAACTACGATAGCactcataactgcaaggatcaattattattattattattattattattattattattattattattattgttatactGAAAATGACAAACTAAAGTAACATTGCATGATAGGCAGCAGGGCACCACCCAAAAAAGTTCAGGATGAAGTTTGAACCCTGTTCCTGGCTGTCTTGAACATGGTTTAAGtttgtattaatattatttgtgaTCAATATAAACTTACATTCTTTTAGGTTCTGGGTGTGGACAGTTCTGTTCTCTTTTGCCCGATTTACAATCATTGCCTTAGCTGTTATGACCTTTTGGTAAGTgtgattaatattatttttgtcattatgCGATGGTTGGCACATTGGGGCAAAGAAGTGTGTTATGCATCTCAACGATCAACAAAAGAACCTGTTAATTATTCATTGTgcataattaaaataattagtaattattattactcataTAATTTGATGTATATAATATCTTTTGTTGTGAATCAGGTATGGCCTTCCTCGTCTAGACAATGCTGGGTTGAATGTTGACTCTGGAAACTTCAACAGTGCTCCAATAAGGTCAGTTACCtttaaataatgatattattatctaGTTGTAGATTTTCTGTTAAATCAAGGATTGTTTGCAATAatataatgataacaataataataataataacaaacagAAAAGGTGATAATCATgacaacaatgataataattttgttattgttgaattttttgCTGGGATAATTCTTTCTGTGATTTCTCTAGCATATTGAGATTGGCCAAACTGTCCTCTTACCACTTTGATATGGCCAATGTACAAAAAATTCGTACTTAAACACTGAAGTTGACTTCCAAAGGTTGTTAAGCTGCTGATTACAAGATATTGGTGCGCACTGCACAAGCCTATAATGCACTCGCTTGTATGATGGATGATCAGATTTCTTTTCAAGGAAACACACAAGCAAACAAATCTTTGTTGATCAAAGTAAAAGAGAATTGTGTTTAGACTAGTTTTAGTTTAGGGGACACGTGGGCACAGGCTACAaactttataataattttaagatTGAGTGGTGTGCTATAAAGGTATGAACTTTCATGgcatatttgtttttttggtcaTTGTTGTTCATGCAAGTTTCCTCACATTGTCTCCTTGTGCGCTGTTATTATCACCAGACTTACAGCCATGGCTGGAGTTGTCCTGATGCAAGCTTGGCTGGCATGGAACTTCATCTGCTATCAGATCAGAGTTTGGCGTGAGAACTCCGTCACTGATACTTCTAGATTGCCGAAGCAGCGGGAAAACAAGAAGAAGCACAAGAAGCAAGACAATGAGGAGGCCGAAGAGTCAGAGAAAGCTAATGGCTCACCAAGAGCTGgtaataaagccaaaaaagccTGATGGATTGTTGGTAGAAAACATCATCTTTTTGTCTTAGAGATGTACATCAGGGCTTTTTCTTGTGCATGGAAACATCTTTAAGCaagtcttttctttctttgaccaTCACTAAATTGATCTTAGAATGACAGAATATGttatcctttctttcaaaagaacCCTGGATCAATAGAGCCTCGTCTCTGTGCATAAGATGGGAAGCATAGCTCTGTCAACAGCATGTGACA includes:
- the LOC136922085 gene encoding translocating chain-associated membrane protein 1-like; the encoded protein is MPTRRKSGKNAPIFSHEFIITNHGDIVSCVCMLFMIGLMFQATSKVAAVFIAPQHNVTKSVNGTEEPLIKYTNGPKDFCTIFFYSMAWIVVHAIIQEYVWDKISRKLKLSKTKNTKFNDSGILLPFYFFFAAWGTDIIVKEGFIPHITKLWEGYPHNEMSFILKFYFILQISFWVHCFPELYFMKAKREEIFPKVQLYIEYLLFIWAAYMLNFTHVTLCCLVVHYIVEGVHHAIRMLNFSNMEDTAKNLFWVWTVLFSFARFTIIALAVMTFWYGLPRLDNAGLNVDSGNFNSAPIRLTAMAGVVLMQAWLAWNFICYQIRVWRENSVTDTSRLPKQRENKKKHKKQDNEEAEESEKANGSPRAGNKAKKA